From one Xiphophorus hellerii strain 12219 chromosome 18, Xiphophorus_hellerii-4.1, whole genome shotgun sequence genomic stretch:
- the ppp5c gene encoding serine/threonine-protein phosphatase 5, giving the protein MAEVTNEAELLKEKANKFFKDKDYENAIKYYSEALELNPSNAIYYSNRSLAYLRTECYGYALADATKALEVDKNYIKGYYRRATSNMALGKFKAALKDYETVVRVRPNDKDARMKYQECNKIVKQKAFERAIASDDKKKSVVDSLDIESMTIEDDYVGPKLEDGKVTLQFMKDMMDWFKDQKKLHRKCAYQILIQVKDVLSKLPSLVEITIKETDKLTICGDTHGQYYDLLNIFELNGLPSEANPYLFNGDFVDRGSFSVEVILTLFGFKLLYPDHFHLLRGNHETDNMNQMYGFEGEVKAKYTAQMFQLFSEVFQWLPLAQCINNKVLVMHGGLFSEDGVTLEDLRKIDRNRQPPDSGPMCDLLWSDPQPQNGRSISKRGVSCQFGPDVTQHFLDQNKLDYIVRSHEVKAEGYEVTHSGKCITVFSAPNYCDQMGNKGAYIHLRGSDLKPEFHQFTAVPHPNVKPMAYANTLMQLGMM; this is encoded by the exons ATGGCGGAGGTAACAAATGAAGCAGAGCTACTCAAGGAGAAGGCAAATAAGTTCTTCAAAG ATAAAGACTATGAAAATGCTATCAAGTACTACTCAGAGGCCCTGGAGCTCAATCCATCCAACGCCATCTACTACAGCAACCGCAGCTTGGCGTACCTGCGTACGGAGTGTTATGGCTACGCCCTGGCAGACGCTACGAAGGCCCTGGAGGTGGACAAGAACTACATAAAGGGATATTACCGCCGCGCCACCTCCAACATGGCGCTGGGCAAATTCAAAGCTGCACTTAAGGACTACGAAACG GTAGTGAGGGTTCGACCGAATGACAAGGATGCAAGAATGAAGTACCAAGAATGCAACAAGATTGTGAAGCAGAAGGCGTTCGAGAGAGCCATCGCAAGTgatgacaaaaagaaatcagtCGTTGACTCTCTGGACATAGAAAGCATGA CCATCGAGGACGACTATGTAGGGCCCAAACTGGAAGATGGGAAGGTGACGTTGCAGTTCATGAAAGACATGATGGATTGGTTCAAAGATCAGAAGAAGCTGCATAGAAAATGTGCTTATCAG ATTTTAATACAAGTAAAGGACGTTCTCTCAAAGCTACCAAGTCTGGTTGAAATCACAATAAAAGAG ACAGACAAACTAACGATTTGTGGGGACACCCACGGTCAGTACTATGACCTCCTCAACATCTTTGAGTTGAACGGTTTACCCTCAGAGGCCAACCCTTAC CTCTTCAATGGCGACTTTGTGGACCGAGGCTCCTTCTCCGTTGAGGTCATTCTCACCCTGTTTGGCTTCAAGCTGCTCTACCCAGACCACTTCCACTTGCTCCGAG GGAACCACGAGACGGACAACATGAACCAGATGTACGGGTTTGAAGGCGAGGTCAAAGCCAAATACACAGCCCAGATGTTCCAGCTGTTCAGTGAGGTCTTCCAGTGGCTTCCTCTTGCTCAGTGCATCAACAACAAAGTGCTG GTCATGCATGGAGGACTTTTCAGCGAAGACGGTGTCACATTGGAGGATCTCAGGAAGATTGATAGGAACAGACAGCCTCCAGACTCGG GTCCGATGTGCGACCTTCTGTGGTCCGATCCACAGCCTCAG AACGGCCGGTCGATCAGCAAGCGAGGCGTGAGCTGTCAGTTTGGTCCCGATGTGACGCAGCACTTCCTGGACCAGAACAAGTTGGACTACATCGTGCGAAGTCATGAGGTCAAAGCTGAGGGTTATGAGGTCACTCACTCAGGGAAGTGCATCACCGTGTTCTCAGCACCCAACTACTG TGATCAGATGGGAAACAAAGGCGCATACATCCACCTCAGGGGATCAGACCTCAAACCTGAATTTCACCAGTTCACTGCTGTG CCTCATCCGAATGTCAAGCCGATGGCGTACGCCAACACGCTAATGCAGCTGGGGATGATGTAG